From the Streptomyces pluripotens genome, one window contains:
- a CDS encoding class I SAM-dependent methyltransferase: MSEQITAEPSSTAVRTALWRALHVQHDDPPAVFDDELGLLLADPGGDWRQRPDMDPDDNPFARAAVITRARFAEDLVAEQLGRGVGQYVILGAGLDTFAQRRTELASSLEIFEVDPPGPQSWKRRRLAELGFEAPAGLHFVPYDLDSGGSWWETLVAAGFDAGRPAVVASLGVSTYLSREAIVAMLRQGTALAPGSTLATTFQLPLDMVEPGPRELRARVEEAARAFGTPFTSFFAPEEILALARDAGFRTAEHIPAAALTARYFADRADGLRPSNAEELLVVTT; the protein is encoded by the coding sequence GTGTCTGAGCAGATCACCGCCGAGCCCAGTAGTACCGCGGTGCGCACCGCCTTGTGGCGCGCGCTCCATGTGCAACATGACGACCCGCCGGCGGTCTTCGACGACGAGCTCGGGCTCCTCCTGGCCGATCCGGGCGGCGACTGGCGGCAGCGGCCCGACATGGACCCGGACGACAACCCGTTCGCCCGCGCCGCCGTCATCACCCGCGCCCGGTTCGCCGAGGACCTGGTCGCCGAACAACTCGGCCGCGGGGTAGGCCAGTACGTCATCCTCGGGGCCGGGCTGGACACCTTCGCCCAACGCCGCACGGAACTCGCCTCGTCCTTGGAGATCTTCGAAGTCGACCCGCCGGGGCCGCAGTCGTGGAAGCGGCGGCGGCTGGCGGAACTCGGCTTCGAAGCCCCGGCCGGTCTGCACTTCGTGCCGTATGACCTCGATTCAGGCGGGTCCTGGTGGGAGACCCTGGTGGCGGCGGGCTTCGACGCAGGACGACCCGCCGTCGTCGCCTCGCTCGGCGTCAGCACTTACCTCAGTCGGGAGGCGATCGTGGCCATGCTGCGGCAGGGCACCGCGCTGGCTCCCGGTTCCACGCTGGCCACCACCTTTCAGCTCCCGCTCGACATGGTCGAACCGGGGCCCCGGGAACTACGCGCCCGGGTGGAGGAGGCCGCGCGCGCCTTCGGTACGCCGTTCACCAGCTTCTTCGCCCCCGAGGAGATCCTGGCGCTGGCCCGCGACGCGGGCTTCCGCACGGCCGAGCACATCCCCGCCGCCGCCCTGACCGCGCGCTACTTCGCCGACCGCGCCGACGGCCTGCGGCCCTCCAACGCGGAGGAACTCCTGGTTGTCACCACGTGA
- a CDS encoding class I SAM-dependent methyltransferase, giving the protein MPAEKTKVPDETAVRVALWRALHVQADAPPHVVEDEIGLRLVSPGEDWRRRPDMAGDGMRGFRAGVVARARFVEDLVAERCAAGVTQYVILGAGLDTFVQRRPEYGSRLRVFEIDQPATQEWKRRRLAELGHGSPKWLRWVPVDFESGDVWWDRLVENGFDPDRPAVLACAGVTMYLSEEAVRDTLRQAARAAAGSTLAMTFVLPTAFDEPEDPDAHAAAGKPMPGPRVHFRSYFTPDAILGLAREAGFREAQYVSTEEITARYFADRTDGFRPAAGEPFILACT; this is encoded by the coding sequence GTGCCTGCCGAGAAGACGAAGGTGCCGGACGAAACCGCCGTGCGGGTGGCCCTCTGGCGGGCCCTGCATGTGCAGGCCGACGCACCACCGCATGTGGTCGAAGACGAGATCGGACTGCGTCTGGTCTCCCCCGGCGAGGACTGGCGCCGACGTCCGGACATGGCCGGGGACGGGATGCGCGGATTCCGGGCCGGCGTGGTGGCCCGGGCCCGGTTCGTCGAGGACCTGGTGGCCGAGCGGTGCGCCGCCGGCGTGACCCAGTACGTGATCCTCGGCGCCGGACTGGACACCTTCGTCCAGCGCCGACCCGAATACGGCAGCCGGCTAAGGGTGTTCGAGATCGACCAGCCCGCGACGCAGGAGTGGAAGCGGCGGCGGCTGGCCGAACTCGGCCATGGCTCCCCGAAGTGGCTGCGCTGGGTGCCGGTCGACTTCGAGAGCGGTGACGTGTGGTGGGACCGGCTGGTCGAGAACGGCTTCGACCCGGACCGGCCCGCGGTGCTGGCGTGCGCCGGCGTCACCATGTACCTCAGCGAGGAGGCGGTGCGGGACACCCTGCGTCAGGCCGCGCGAGCCGCCGCCGGCTCGACGCTGGCGATGACCTTCGTCCTGCCCACCGCCTTCGACGAACCGGAAGACCCCGACGCGCACGCTGCCGCCGGCAAGCCGATGCCGGGGCCCCGGGTGCACTTCCGCAGCTACTTCACCCCCGACGCGATACTGGGCCTCGCCCGGGAGGCCGGGTTCCGCGAGGCCCAGTACGTCTCCACCGAGGAGATCACCGCGCGCTATTTCGCCGACCGGACCGATGGTTTCCGACCGGCAGCCGGCGAGCCCTTCATACTGGCGTGCACCTGA